Proteins co-encoded in one Alcanivorax sp. genomic window:
- a CDS encoding undecaprenyl-diphosphate phosphatase, whose translation MDWFQALILALIQGLTEFLPISSSAHLILPSEVLGWPDQGLAFDVAVHLGTLLAVMAYYRRDIGAMIGGAGQAVVQRQMNQDLRLGLLVVLATVPAVVFGVLGDDFIERELRSALVIAITTLVFGGLLWLADAFGSRSRSLAQLGIVGALLVGFAQALALIPGTSRSGITITAALALGLRREDAARFSFLMSIPVILGAGLLKTRDLLELQAPVDWGLMALGAAVSAITAYLTIVFFIRLLERLGMLPFVVYRLVLGVALLVWLA comes from the coding sequence ATGGATTGGTTTCAGGCGCTGATTCTTGCCCTGATTCAGGGACTCACCGAATTCTTGCCGATATCCAGTTCGGCACACCTGATTCTGCCGTCTGAAGTGCTGGGCTGGCCGGATCAGGGGCTGGCTTTCGATGTGGCTGTTCATCTGGGAACCCTGCTGGCGGTGATGGCCTATTATCGCCGTGATATCGGCGCCATGATCGGTGGCGCGGGGCAGGCGGTGGTGCAGCGCCAGATGAATCAGGATCTGCGTCTGGGCCTGTTGGTGGTGTTGGCAACGGTTCCTGCCGTGGTGTTCGGTGTGCTGGGGGATGATTTCATTGAGCGTGAGCTCCGCTCGGCGCTGGTCATCGCCATTACCACCCTGGTGTTTGGCGGGCTGCTGTGGCTTGCCGATGCCTTTGGCTCCCGTTCCCGCTCCCTGGCCCAGCTGGGCATTGTCGGGGCCCTGCTGGTGGGGTTTGCCCAGGCGCTGGCGTTGATTCCCGGAACCTCGCGCAGCGGTATCACGATTACCGCCGCACTGGCATTGGGGCTGCGCCGGGAAGACGCGGCCCGTTTCTCCTTTCTGATGTCCATACCGGTGATTCTGGGCGCAGGGCTGCTGAAGACCCGTGATTTGCTGGAGCTGCAGGCGCCCGTGGATTGGGGGTTGATGGCATTGGGGGCTGCGGTCAGCGCGATCACGGCCTATTTGACCATCGTCTTCTTCATCCGTCTGCTGGAACGTCTCGGCATGCTCCCTTTCGTGGTGTACCGACTGGTACTCGGGGTCGCGCTACTGGTGTGGCTGGCCTGA
- the minC gene encoding septum site-determining protein MinC, producing MTAVVEEKSVLEFKGRMLMMTVLQLNTLDAQQLHQEISLRLDEAAEWLQQAPVVIDIPEEVELDTANLLPAVDTLRNLGVNLVALARNERIDEATASLVGLGTLSLSGGRDIPRRADPAPQQGANEQPTASAERVETLVVEQPVRSGQQVYSRGDMIVLAPVSTGAEIMAEGNIHVYSNLRGRAMAGVRGDTSARIFCQQLNAELVSIAGHYRVAEDLPDAHRNQPVHLSLQGEAMHFTALK from the coding sequence ATGACAGCAGTCGTAGAAGAAAAATCAGTACTCGAATTCAAGGGCCGCATGTTGATGATGACGGTCCTGCAGCTCAATACGCTGGATGCTCAACAGTTGCATCAGGAAATCAGCCTGCGACTGGATGAGGCGGCGGAGTGGCTGCAGCAAGCTCCGGTGGTCATCGATATCCCCGAGGAAGTTGAACTGGATACCGCCAACCTGTTGCCTGCGGTGGATACTCTGCGCAATCTCGGGGTCAACCTGGTGGCGCTGGCACGCAATGAACGCATTGATGAAGCCACGGCATCCCTGGTGGGGCTGGGCACACTGAGCCTCAGTGGTGGCCGGGACATTCCCCGCCGTGCCGATCCCGCCCCCCAGCAGGGTGCAAATGAACAACCCACTGCTTCTGCCGAACGGGTGGAAACCCTGGTGGTGGAGCAGCCAGTCCGCTCAGGTCAGCAGGTCTATAGTCGTGGCGACATGATTGTGCTGGCCCCGGTGAGCACCGGCGCGGAAATCATGGCAGAAGGCAACATTCATGTTTACAGCAACCTGCGCGGCCGGGCCATGGCCGGCGTCAGGGGCGATACCAGTGCCCGAATTTTCTGCCAGCAGCTCAATGCCGAGCTGGTGTCGATTGCCGGGCATTATCGGGTAGCCGAAGATCTGCCCGATGCACACCGAAATCAGCCTGTGCACCTGTCCCTGCAGGGCGAGGCCATGCATTTTACCGCGCTGAAATAG
- a CDS encoding ammonium transporter, whose product MMMKKCLLALLMLPSLAWADGLDSGDSAWILTATALVLFMTLPGLSLFYGGLVRSKNVLSVLMQCFAITCAVSLVWLIAGYSLAFSDGGSMNAWIGGFQHVFFDGITRETLEGTLPKSLHGLFQMTFAIITPALIVGAFAERMRFGPMLAFSVLWLLAVYIPVCHWVWGGGWLAQLGVYDFAGGIVVHITAGVAALVAAVVLGNRKGFPTQGMMPHNMTMTVTGAGMLWVGWFGFNGGSALAANGDAAMAMLVTHISAAAGSLAWITMEWKKFGKPSALGIATGMVAGLGTITPASGFVGPAAALVIGLSAGVICFYAVIFIKHKLKIDDSLDVFPVHGIGGILGTLFAGIFASTELGLFSGYGFAKESYTMLDQVGVQALGVVSTFVYTAIVTWLLLKLIGLFAVLRVDGDEETQGLDIALHEERGYDL is encoded by the coding sequence ATGATGATGAAAAAGTGTCTGTTAGCGTTGTTGATGTTGCCCTCCCTGGCGTGGGCGGATGGCCTGGACAGTGGTGATAGTGCCTGGATCCTGACCGCCACCGCGCTGGTGTTGTTCATGACTCTGCCGGGGTTGAGCCTGTTTTACGGCGGGCTGGTGCGCAGCAAGAATGTGTTGTCGGTGCTGATGCAGTGTTTTGCCATTACCTGTGCGGTGTCTCTGGTTTGGCTGATTGCCGGTTATTCCCTGGCCTTTTCCGATGGCGGCAGCATGAATGCCTGGATCGGCGGGTTCCAGCATGTGTTTTTCGATGGCATCACCCGGGAAACCCTGGAAGGCACCTTGCCCAAGAGTCTTCATGGGCTGTTCCAGATGACCTTCGCCATCATTACTCCGGCGTTGATTGTAGGGGCCTTTGCCGAGCGCATGCGCTTCGGCCCCATGCTGGCCTTCTCGGTGCTGTGGTTGCTGGCGGTCTATATTCCGGTGTGCCACTGGGTGTGGGGTGGCGGCTGGCTGGCTCAACTGGGTGTGTATGATTTTGCGGGTGGCATCGTTGTGCATATCACCGCCGGTGTTGCGGCGCTGGTTGCCGCTGTGGTGCTCGGTAACCGCAAGGGTTTTCCGACCCAGGGCATGATGCCCCACAACATGACCATGACCGTGACCGGTGCCGGCATGCTGTGGGTGGGCTGGTTCGGTTTCAACGGCGGTTCTGCACTGGCTGCCAATGGTGATGCTGCCATGGCCATGCTGGTCACCCATATTTCTGCCGCCGCCGGATCCCTGGCCTGGATCACCATGGAGTGGAAGAAGTTCGGCAAGCCTTCCGCGCTGGGTATCGCCACCGGTATGGTTGCCGGTCTCGGCACCATTACTCCGGCTTCCGGTTTCGTCGGCCCGGCGGCTGCACTGGTCATTGGGCTGTCTGCCGGTGTGATCTGCTTCTACGCGGTGATCTTCATCAAGCACAAACTGAAGATTGATGATTCCCTGGATGTCTTTCCGGTGCACGGTATCGGCGGCATCCTGGGGACCCTGTTCGCCGGCATTTTTGCTTCCACCGAACTGGGCCTGTTCTCCGGTTACGGGTTTGCCAAAGAGAGCTACACCATGCTGGATCAGGTAGGTGTTCAGGCGCTGGGCGTGGTTTCCACCTTTGTCTATACCGCCATCGTTACCTGGCTGCTGCTCAAGTTGATCGGCCTGTTCGCTGTGTTGCGAGTGGATGGGGATGAGGAAACCCAGGGGCTGGATATCGCCCTGCATGAGGAGCGTGGTTACGACCTGTAA
- a CDS encoding thioesterase family protein → MIKWDLPNEHVLAVTVPAESIDVMGHVNNTEYLRFMEKIAWDHTTVLGLGWDLYQSLNRAMVARRTEVDYLAPAFEGETLLIGTWIVDNDQRLSITRRYQIIRESDGVTLLRGRTQWVCVALDSGRPKRMPAEFVKGYQVTASEA, encoded by the coding sequence ATGATCAAATGGGATCTGCCCAATGAGCATGTATTGGCGGTGACGGTGCCCGCTGAATCCATTGATGTAATGGGGCATGTGAATAACACCGAGTATCTGCGTTTCATGGAAAAGATTGCCTGGGACCACACCACAGTGCTGGGTCTGGGCTGGGATCTCTACCAGAGCCTCAACCGCGCCATGGTGGCCCGGCGAACCGAAGTGGACTACCTGGCTCCCGCCTTTGAAGGGGAAACGTTGCTGATTGGTACCTGGATTGTGGACAACGACCAGCGTCTCAGCATTACCCGGCGATACCAGATTATTCGCGAGTCGGACGGTGTGACCTTGTTGCGTGGGCGCACCCAGTGGGTGTGCGTGGCGCTGGACTCGGGCAGGCCAAAACGCATGCCTGCAGAATTTGTGAAAGGCTATCAGGTCACCGCCAGCGAAGCGTGA
- a CDS encoding tetratricopeptide repeat protein, with the protein MQPNSYIIEVNEQNIQQVLEQSRQIPVLVSFWSSRSQPSLQMAPVLERLVNEYQGKVILATINADEQQMLASQFGLQALPSLKLVYQGQLANELDGPQTEESLRQWLAPIVDPEAAQAQQEEGFIEQVRMAIEAGHGEQAEAALRQTLQQSPDKHAIRALLVEYLLGQGQLDDAQSVLAEVAEDAEPLRPFRARFALLEKLEGAGQSLKELEARISDAPSPEDLYAHGLQAAAAGQFKQGLESLLVLLRDHRDYKEGVARSALLEVFECLPKGDPLASEYRRKMFNYLY; encoded by the coding sequence GTGCAACCGAACAGCTATATCATCGAAGTTAACGAACAGAACATTCAGCAGGTGCTGGAGCAGTCCCGGCAGATCCCGGTGCTGGTCAGTTTCTGGTCAAGCCGTAGCCAGCCATCCTTGCAGATGGCGCCTGTGCTTGAGCGACTGGTTAATGAATATCAGGGCAAAGTGATCCTGGCCACCATCAACGCTGACGAGCAGCAGATGCTGGCCAGCCAGTTCGGGCTACAGGCCCTGCCCAGCCTCAAGCTGGTGTATCAGGGTCAGTTGGCCAATGAGCTGGATGGTCCGCAGACCGAAGAGAGTCTGCGTCAGTGGCTTGCCCCGATCGTAGATCCAGAGGCAGCTCAGGCCCAACAGGAAGAAGGTTTTATCGAACAGGTTCGTATGGCGATTGAGGCGGGCCATGGCGAGCAAGCGGAAGCGGCACTGCGCCAGACCCTGCAACAGTCCCCGGACAAGCACGCCATTCGTGCACTGCTGGTGGAATACCTGCTGGGCCAGGGCCAGCTGGATGATGCCCAGTCGGTGCTGGCGGAGGTGGCTGAGGATGCAGAACCGCTGCGTCCGTTCCGCGCCCGGTTTGCCTTGCTGGAAAAACTGGAAGGGGCGGGGCAGAGCCTCAAGGAACTGGAAGCGCGTATTAGTGATGCCCCCAGCCCGGAAGATCTCTATGCCCATGGCCTGCAAGCCGCTGCCGCCGGTCAGTTCAAGCAAGGCCTGGAATCGCTGCTGGTATTGTTGCGTGACCACCGTGACTACAAGGAGGGTGTTGCTCGCAGTGCCTTGCTGGAAGTGTTTGAGTGTCTACCGAAAGGGGATCCGCTGGCCAGCGAGTATCGCCGCAAGATGTTCAATTACCTCTACTAA
- a CDS encoding molybdenum cofactor guanylyltransferase, with protein sequence MNDYTLIILAGGKGTRMGGADKGLIAVNGKPLITQLLEHISPRPARIIISANRNQETYRHWADQVVQDRRADFPGPMAGLEAALSVATGQCVCLPCDLLQPPASLIRDLLSNASPEHVCVARDPIRRQPLCLALHAEPWQNSLSRYLDEGGRSAYGWLEQLPLQEVAVATPIQNLNHAERLMPDA encoded by the coding sequence ATGAACGACTATACCCTGATCATTCTGGCCGGCGGCAAAGGCACTCGCATGGGCGGCGCCGACAAGGGCCTGATAGCGGTGAACGGCAAGCCCCTGATTACGCAATTGCTGGAGCACATTAGCCCCCGCCCTGCCCGCATCATTATTAGCGCCAACCGCAACCAGGAAACCTATCGACACTGGGCAGATCAGGTGGTGCAAGACCGGCGTGCGGACTTTCCCGGCCCCATGGCCGGTCTGGAAGCCGCGCTGTCCGTCGCCACAGGCCAATGTGTTTGCCTGCCCTGCGATCTGTTGCAACCCCCCGCTTCCCTGATCCGGGATCTGCTCAGCAACGCCAGCCCTGAGCATGTCTGTGTGGCCCGCGATCCCATCCGTCGCCAGCCCCTCTGCCTGGCACTGCATGCCGAGCCCTGGCAAAACAGCCTCAGCCGTTACCTGGATGAGGGAGGCCGCAGCGCCTATGGCTGGCTGGAACAGCTTCCCCTGCAAGAAGTGGCCGTCGCCACCCCGATCCAGAACCTGAATCATGCGGAACGCCTGATGCCTGATGCCTGA
- a CDS encoding acyl-CoA dehydrogenase — translation MLSLLAIVVLIATLMTLFYQQVSRGIGSVVFVVIWLLSAFLAPWLVNPLALLVLAAGVTLLNHVDLRQRFVTRPVYGALAKVMPAIGDTEREAIEAGTTWFEADLFSGRPDWEKFSHIHFTTLTDEEQSFLDNEVQELCDMLDEWKIFHELKDLPPEVWDFLKHKGFFSLIIPKEFGGKAFSPYAQSRIMSKIATRSLTAAVTAMVPNSLGPGELLAEYGTDEQKQQWLPGLASGDEIPCFGLTGPEAGSDAGAIPDTGVVCKGKIDGKEVLGMRLNFAKRWITLAPVATVVGLAFKLYDPEHLLGDEDELGITCALIPADTKGVEIGRRHYPGSPFMNGPINGKDVFVPLDAIIGGPDMAGKGWRMLIECLGAGRGVSLPALATASGEMGYRMTGAFGRIRRQFNTAVGEFEGVQEASAEVASIAYTLEAYRHLVTRSLEDGAPSVVTAMAKYHSTEMMRELINHGMDIAGGRGIQLGPRNFLALPYQSTPIAITVEGANILTRSLMIFGQGAMRCHPYLYDELQAIQAEDKDKGLQDFDALFFTHAGHTLGNMSSAIIQALTGPYLSDAPANADAFSAPWYRLVNRYSAVLASTSDMALALLGGDLKRRELLSARLGDVHSQLLIACAILKYHGTLPRDEANDAHASYALRRAFSKAHDSLEAFYRNFGFFGIGHVLKGLFFPFGRPCKAQAPSDDQIRTLGEMIMAPSSVRDALAEPAYISQDPEDAIGRVEATYQKLLEVEPAWIAFLKAEGKGQLEGATVLDKLKDAASKGIISDAQVDAVNEYDAMRYDCLLTDAFDKNLKKVKVHAERPVM, via the coding sequence ATGCTTAGCCTTCTGGCTATCGTAGTTCTGATTGCCACACTAATGACCCTGTTTTACCAGCAGGTCAGCCGTGGCATCGGTAGTGTTGTATTCGTGGTTATCTGGTTATTGAGCGCCTTTCTTGCGCCCTGGCTGGTCAACCCGCTCGCGCTGCTGGTCCTCGCGGCAGGGGTCACGCTTCTCAATCATGTTGACCTGCGACAACGTTTCGTCACCCGCCCCGTGTATGGCGCGCTTGCGAAGGTCATGCCCGCGATTGGCGATACTGAACGCGAAGCAATCGAAGCCGGCACCACCTGGTTCGAAGCTGATCTTTTTTCCGGCCGTCCGGACTGGGAAAAGTTTTCCCATATCCATTTCACCACGCTCACCGATGAGGAACAGTCGTTTCTGGACAACGAAGTGCAGGAACTGTGCGACATGCTGGATGAGTGGAAGATCTTCCACGAACTCAAGGATCTTCCGCCTGAGGTCTGGGACTTCCTCAAGCACAAGGGTTTCTTCAGCCTGATCATCCCGAAGGAATTCGGCGGCAAGGCCTTCAGCCCCTACGCGCAAAGCCGGATCATGAGCAAGATTGCCACCCGCTCTCTGACCGCCGCGGTGACCGCCATGGTGCCCAACTCACTCGGTCCGGGTGAACTGCTTGCAGAATACGGCACCGACGAACAGAAGCAGCAATGGTTGCCCGGCCTGGCCAGTGGCGATGAAATCCCCTGCTTCGGCCTGACCGGCCCTGAAGCCGGCTCCGATGCCGGAGCCATTCCCGATACCGGCGTGGTCTGCAAAGGCAAGATCGACGGCAAGGAAGTGTTGGGCATGCGCCTGAACTTCGCCAAACGCTGGATTACCCTTGCACCGGTGGCCACCGTAGTCGGCCTGGCCTTCAAGCTCTACGACCCGGAGCACCTGCTGGGTGATGAAGATGAACTGGGTATCACCTGTGCCCTGATTCCCGCCGACACCAAGGGCGTGGAAATCGGACGTCGTCATTATCCGGGCTCACCCTTCATGAACGGCCCCATCAACGGCAAGGATGTGTTTGTGCCCCTTGATGCCATCATCGGCGGCCCGGACATGGCGGGCAAAGGTTGGCGCATGCTGATCGAGTGCCTTGGTGCCGGGCGGGGTGTGTCTCTGCCGGCTTTGGCCACGGCCAGTGGTGAAATGGGTTACCGCATGACCGGTGCCTTCGGCCGGATCCGTCGTCAGTTCAACACCGCGGTGGGTGAATTCGAAGGCGTGCAGGAGGCCTCCGCCGAGGTAGCTTCCATCGCCTACACTCTGGAAGCCTATCGCCATCTGGTTACCCGCTCACTGGAAGACGGTGCGCCCTCCGTGGTCACCGCCATGGCCAAGTATCATTCCACCGAAATGATGCGTGAGCTGATCAACCACGGCATGGACATTGCCGGTGGGCGTGGCATTCAGTTGGGCCCGCGTAACTTCCTGGCTCTGCCCTACCAGTCCACCCCCATTGCCATCACAGTGGAAGGGGCCAATATCCTGACCCGCTCCCTGATGATCTTTGGACAGGGTGCCATGCGTTGCCATCCGTACCTGTATGACGAACTTCAGGCCATTCAGGCTGAAGACAAGGACAAGGGGCTGCAGGATTTCGATGCCCTGTTCTTTACCCATGCAGGGCATACGCTGGGCAACATGAGCAGCGCCATCATTCAGGCGCTGACTGGCCCTTACCTGTCGGATGCACCGGCCAATGCGGATGCCTTCAGCGCCCCCTGGTACCGACTGGTCAACCGTTACAGCGCGGTGCTGGCCTCCACGTCTGACATGGCTCTGGCATTGCTGGGCGGAGACCTGAAACGTCGTGAGCTGCTGTCAGCCCGGCTCGGGGATGTGCACAGCCAGCTGTTGATTGCCTGTGCCATTCTCAAGTACCACGGCACCCTGCCACGGGATGAAGCCAACGATGCCCATGCCAGCTACGCACTGCGGCGCGCCTTCAGCAAAGCCCATGATTCCCTGGAAGCTTTCTATCGCAACTTTGGCTTCTTCGGTATTGGCCATGTGCTCAAGGGTCTGTTCTTCCCGTTCGGTCGCCCCTGCAAGGCTCAGGCGCCCAGCGATGACCAGATTCGCACACTGGGTGAGATGATCATGGCGCCCAGCTCGGTGCGGGATGCCCTGGCGGAACCGGCCTACATCTCACAGGACCCGGAAGATGCCATTGGTCGCGTGGAAGCCACCTACCAGAAACTGCTTGAAGTAGAACCCGCCTGGATTGCGTTCCTGAAAGCAGAAGGCAAGGGCCAGCTGGAAGGGGCCACGGTACTCGATAAACTCAAGGACGCCGCCAGCAAGGGCATCATCAGCGATGCCCAGGTGGATGCCGTCAATGAGTACGATGCCATGCGCTATGACTGTCTGCTCACCGATGCCTTCGACAAGAACCTCAAGAAGGTGAAAGTGCACGCAGAACGGCCGGTCATGTAG
- the tsaB gene encoding tRNA (adenosine(37)-N6)-threonylcarbamoyltransferase complex dimerization subunit type 1 TsaB, whose amino-acid sequence MTRILALETAGESCSVALLDDSLPAGQQIRETFEIAPRKQTEMALPMVDTMLAAANLSLRELDCIAFGHGPGAFTGVRVAAAVAQGLAFSAELPVVGVSTLAACALSVTPPPNGQVIACFDARMGEVYLGAYRIHGEQVETLLPDSLFKPDALPDLDGQWLIAGSGLVYQDALEAKYDASICVPDAHPHAQAVAQLALSAFVRGEAVSAELAQPVYLRDQVIQGAVR is encoded by the coding sequence ATGACACGAATTCTGGCTCTGGAAACGGCAGGGGAGTCCTGCTCGGTGGCATTGCTGGATGACAGCCTGCCCGCCGGACAACAGATACGCGAAACCTTCGAGATTGCCCCGCGCAAGCAGACTGAAATGGCTCTGCCCATGGTGGACACTATGCTCGCTGCGGCTAACTTGTCGCTGCGTGAGCTGGACTGTATTGCCTTTGGCCATGGCCCCGGCGCCTTTACCGGTGTGCGTGTGGCTGCGGCTGTCGCCCAGGGGCTGGCGTTTTCCGCAGAGCTGCCGGTGGTGGGCGTCTCAACCCTGGCCGCCTGTGCACTGAGTGTGACGCCGCCGCCTAACGGTCAGGTGATCGCCTGTTTTGATGCGCGTATGGGCGAGGTATACCTCGGTGCCTACCGGATTCACGGTGAGCAGGTGGAAACGCTCTTGCCAGACAGCCTGTTCAAACCCGACGCGCTCCCTGACCTGGATGGCCAATGGCTGATTGCCGGTTCGGGGCTGGTGTACCAGGACGCGCTGGAGGCCAAATATGACGCAAGCATTTGCGTCCCTGACGCCCACCCCCATGCCCAGGCAGTGGCTCAACTGGCATTATCCGCCTTTGTGCGCGGGGAGGCGGTGAGTGCCGAGTTGGCCCAGCCGGTCTATCTGCGTGATCAGGTTATTCAGGGAGCGGTGCGATGA
- a CDS encoding P-II family nitrogen regulator has translation MKMLTAVIKPFKADDVRDALAQIGVQGLTLTEVKGFGRQKGHTELYRGAEYVVDFVPKVKLELAVRDDQLDQAIEAIMLSAGNGKIGDGKIFVHDLEQVIRIRTGETGQEAI, from the coding sequence ATGAAAATGCTGACTGCGGTAATCAAGCCGTTCAAGGCAGACGATGTGCGGGACGCGCTGGCCCAGATCGGGGTTCAGGGGCTCACCCTCACCGAGGTAAAAGGCTTTGGTCGCCAGAAGGGCCACACCGAACTGTATCGCGGTGCGGAGTACGTGGTGGATTTCGTCCCCAAGGTGAAATTGGAGCTGGCGGTCCGTGATGATCAGCTGGATCAGGCTATCGAGGCCATCATGCTGTCCGCGGGGAACGGCAAGATTGGCGATGGCAAGATCTTTGTCCACGACCTGGAGCAGGTCATTCGCATTCGTACTGGCGAGACCGGCCAGGAAGCCATTTAA
- a CDS encoding ATP-dependent DNA helicase: MTSARSHLTDLTRFAPLLPGYQPREPQLEMADAVETAIRSGGTLMVEAETGTGKTLAYLVPALLSEGPTLVSTGTKSLQDQLFFKDLPLVRKALGLPRKVALLKGRANYLCPYRLELHQEEARFLTRETVEQMQIVAHWAGRTRTGDIAELQQLPEDAPIWPWVTSTADNCLGTDCPSYQECPLMNARKEAQEADLVVVNHHLFFADAALRGSGAGMELLPSANTVIFDEAHQLPEIAAAFFGDTLSTRQVQELGRDSLSEAGQTTADLATLNQLIASVEKGCLDFRLSLGEMERRAPWSEVCDNEAVMRAGEDLLEALRQLDVFLGPLGKASRGMEACSRRASEHVDCLAAYLQGDQPNRVYWFETFKRTVVLHSTPLSVSAQLRAQRERNPCSWVLTSATLSVGGRFEHIQKRLGLDSADTLRLESPFDFKKQAVFYAPEGLPQPSDPAYTRELTEQMVPVIEAAGGRTFFLFTSHRALREAAEILRTRITYPLLVQGESGRRELLDSFRDKGNAVLLGTSSFWEGIDVRGDALSCVIIDKLPFGSPGDPVAAARIEHINRNGGNAFRDYQLPQAVLALRQGAGRLIRDPQDTGLLVVADPRLLTKSYGKLFVNSLPNMTKTRKLDVVQRFFAYLARQLHGEKPTEKEGQA; the protein is encoded by the coding sequence GTGACCAGTGCCCGTTCCCATCTTACCGATTTAACGCGATTTGCGCCGCTGTTGCCGGGGTATCAACCCCGTGAGCCTCAGTTGGAAATGGCGGACGCTGTGGAGACCGCAATCCGCAGTGGTGGAACGCTGATGGTGGAAGCGGAAACAGGCACCGGCAAGACGCTGGCCTATCTGGTGCCGGCATTGCTGTCGGAAGGGCCCACATTGGTTTCCACCGGCACCAAAAGCCTTCAGGACCAGCTGTTTTTCAAGGACTTGCCGCTGGTACGCAAGGCGCTGGGCTTGCCGCGCAAGGTGGCCTTGTTGAAAGGGCGGGCTAACTACCTTTGTCCTTATCGTCTTGAGCTGCATCAGGAAGAAGCCCGTTTCCTGACCCGGGAAACCGTAGAACAAATGCAGATTGTGGCGCACTGGGCGGGGCGTACCCGCACCGGAGATATCGCCGAGTTACAGCAGCTCCCTGAAGACGCGCCCATCTGGCCATGGGTGACCAGCACAGCGGATAATTGCCTGGGCACTGATTGCCCCAGTTACCAGGAATGCCCGCTGATGAATGCGCGCAAGGAGGCACAGGAGGCAGACCTGGTGGTGGTCAATCATCATCTGTTTTTTGCCGATGCCGCCCTGCGGGGCAGTGGCGCTGGCATGGAGCTGCTGCCCAGTGCCAATACGGTAATTTTCGATGAGGCTCACCAGCTACCGGAAATTGCTGCGGCGTTTTTTGGTGACACCCTCAGTACCCGCCAGGTTCAGGAACTGGGGCGGGACAGCCTTTCTGAAGCCGGTCAGACCACCGCGGATCTGGCTACGCTCAACCAGCTGATCGCCAGTGTGGAAAAGGGCTGCCTGGATTTTCGCCTCAGTCTTGGCGAGATGGAGCGGCGGGCGCCCTGGTCCGAGGTGTGTGATAACGAAGCGGTGATGCGGGCCGGTGAAGACCTGCTTGAAGCCCTGCGCCAGCTGGATGTATTTCTGGGGCCGCTGGGCAAGGCCAGCCGCGGTATGGAAGCCTGTTCCCGACGCGCCAGTGAGCACGTGGATTGTCTGGCCGCTTATCTGCAGGGGGACCAGCCCAACCGGGTGTACTGGTTCGAAACGTTCAAACGGACCGTGGTGCTGCACAGCACCCCCCTGTCCGTCTCCGCTCAGCTGCGCGCCCAGCGCGAACGCAATCCCTGCAGCTGGGTTCTGACCTCGGCCACGTTGTCGGTGGGCGGGCGTTTTGAGCATATCCAGAAACGACTGGGGTTGGACAGCGCGGATACCCTGAGACTGGAAAGCCCGTTCGACTTCAAGAAACAGGCGGTATTCTATGCCCCTGAAGGGCTACCTCAGCCCAGTGATCCGGCCTATACCCGTGAGCTGACCGAACAGATGGTGCCGGTGATCGAAGCCGCCGGCGGGCGCACGTTTTTCCTGTTCACCAGCCATCGAGCCCTTCGTGAAGCGGCGGAGATCCTGCGCACGCGTATTACCTATCCCCTGTTGGTGCAGGGCGAGTCGGGTCGCCGTGAACTGCTGGACAGTTTCAGGGACAAAGGCAATGCGGTACTGCTGGGCACCAGCAGTTTCTGGGAGGGCATTGATGTGCGCGGTGATGCGCTCAGCTGTGTCATCATCGACAAGCTGCCGTTTGGTTCTCCAGGGGACCCGGTGGCCGCCGCGCGTATTGAACATATCAACCGCAATGGTGGTAATGCGTTCCGTGATTATCAGCTCCCCCAGGCGGTGCTGGCGTTACGTCAGGGGGCTGGACGACTGATCCGGGATCCGCAGGATACCGGCCTGCTGGTGGTGGCAGACCCGCGGCTGCTGACCAAGAGCTACGGTAAACTGTTCGTCAACAGCCTGCCCAACATGACCAAGACCCGCAAACTGGACGTGGTCCAACGGTTCTTTGCCTATTTGGCCCGACAGCTGCACGGCGAAAAACCCACTGAGAAAGAAGGCCAAGCATGA
- a CDS encoding SCP2 sterol-binding domain-containing protein, producing MSLEFLSDEWFAKVKELRDAAGEIDAPGALADLVINITVSHDQGEKQMALVSGMIEEGHHESAETTLILPADLAKRIFIEGDQSAGMQGFMSGQIRIEGDMSKLMVLQTAQPSADQVALMKQIQEVTA from the coding sequence ATGAGCCTGGAATTTTTGTCTGACGAGTGGTTTGCAAAGGTCAAGGAACTGCGTGATGCGGCGGGTGAGATTGATGCACCGGGTGCGCTTGCTGATCTGGTGATCAATATTACTGTTTCCCACGATCAGGGTGAGAAGCAGATGGCGCTGGTGTCTGGCATGATCGAGGAAGGTCACCACGAATCCGCCGAAACCACTCTGATTCTGCCGGCAGATCTGGCCAAGCGCATCTTCATCGAAGGTGACCAGTCTGCGGGTATGCAGGGCTTCATGAGCGGCCAGATTCGCATCGAAGGCGATATGAGCAAGCTGATGGTGCTGCAGACTGCCCAGCCTTCTGCCGATCAGGTTGCCCTGATGAAGCAGATCCAGGAAGTGACTGCCTGA